DNA from Deltaproteobacteria bacterium:
GAGACGTGGATTCAAAGTCTTCCTTCAGCTTCAGGTGGTCCCGAAGTGCAGTTGTCTGAGCACGTAGGTTTTCGGCTTTGGCCGACGCAAGGCCTACTTCGTTCATTATTGATTGAAGCCGAGTTGGAATTTCTTCTGTGCTGGCAAGTCCAGTGGACTTTAATTTCGCTTCAATTTCTTGAACTTGCTGTTTCCACTGCGTTTCGAGATCACGAACGTGTGTGGCAACGAAACTTTGCAATCGTGAAAACCGATCGGTTTGGAAGAGTCGCTCTAGAATTGTTTGCCGTTCCGAGCTGGTACTAGAGAGAAACTCCCGAAACTTACCTTGCGGCAGAATCACGACCTGGCGAAATTGCCGTTCGTTCATCCCGAGAAGAGTTTCAATTTCGCGATCAACGGATTCCAATTTTGATGCGACAGGAATCCAGTTTTCAGTTTTGGAAATTTCTTGCGTGAAGGCTTGCGCACTTGTGGGGAGAGCGCTGTGAAAGCGCCAAAGTTCCGCGCTCCCTTTCAGTTCGGTGAAACCGTCTCCGCGTTTTTTGGGTACTTGCTGGCTGGGAATGCGGTGAACGCGAAAGGCTTCCTCACCGACGGTGAAAATGAGTTCAGTTTCTGTTGGAAGACTATTGTCGGCGAGGTGGGAGCGAAGTGCGCGGAGATCCTTTTCTCGCTCCGCGGTGCTGGGGCGCCCGAAAAGTGAAAAACACAAACCGTCTAAGAGTGATGTTTTTCCTGCACCAGTACGGCCGTGGATCAGAAACAGGCCGCCGTTGAAGACGCGGAAAAAATCGACGGTCTGGCTAGTTGCAAAAGGACCGAATGCTTGAAGCCGAAGTTGCACTGGTTTCACGATTTCACTGCTTTCATGGCTGAACCTCGTGATCTTCTTTCGTAAAGCGACCAAGCATCTCGACTAACCAGCGAAGATCTTCCTCGGAGAGTGGCTCTGTGGCAGCCGCTTGACCGAATTGCATCAAAATTTCGGCATCCGAAAGTTCCCGACGCATGTTTCGATGAAGTCGATCGGAGGACTCGGCACTTTCTCTTGTCCAATCCGTCTTTCGACTGACGTGAAGAAGCCCCGGAAGGACAGCGCTCAATCGACGATAGGCCTCAAAAGGCATCGCGGTTTCGGTCAACAGGGCAATGATGTAGTCCTCTCGTTTTTCTTTTTCTTTCTGCCGCTCGGTTTCGATGAGATCTTCGAGCGCGCCCTCAATGACTCTTAACTTTTTAGATCTCTGAAATGGAGTGAATCTAAACAGATCATCTTTTTCGGTCGATCCGAGTCGGATCTCACAAACGCCTTTTTCCTGATCTGCCTCGGATTGTGAGTAGGGGAAGAGCGATCCACTGTAACGAATTTTCTCCGTCTTAATTTTTTGCGGACGGTGAAGGTGTCCAAGCGCGACATAATCGAAATCTGATAAAAGTTCGGCTGGTACCATTTCGCTTCCACCGACCGAAAGCGGTCGCTCGGATTCGGAAATTTCGCCACCTGTGACGTAGGCATGAAGCATAAGTACGATGCGGAATCCGCGCTCGCGGTGAATTTTGATTGGCGTCGCTAGACTTTGCAAAATTAGTTTCAGCGCTTCTTCGTGACTTCGCACGGGAGTTTCAGTTTTGAAGAAGTGCCCCCACTCTGTTGGCTCGAGGTAAGGGATGCCGTAGACCGCGACCTTGTTTTCGCCCGCGATATGTTCGAATGGATGAAAGATAGAATCGCAGGTCGAAAAAACGTGGAGACCGGAGGCCCTCATAAGTTCTGCGCCCATTCCAACGCGAGTGTTTGAATCGTGGTTACCAGGAATCATGCAAACGGGTATTTCTAGCTTTTGAACGACTTCCGTTAAAAACCTACTGAGCACCCGAATCGCATCTTCAGGCGGAACGCTCCGATCGAATAGATCTCCAGCTAGCAATAGAAAATCGGGCCGCGCGCCAGGCGATTCAAACCGCTCGAGCAATTCTTTGAGCGCGGATTCTTGATCTGCCAACAGTGGCCGCCCAAAAAGGGTCTTTCCGAGGTGCCAATCTGAAGAATGAATGAAGTTTACCACGGATGGTATGTAACAAATTTGACGTTCGATTGGGAACTTGCTGGTATGGGACAGCGGGGGGCGTTGT
Protein-coding regions in this window:
- a CDS encoding exonuclease SbcCD subunit D, which codes for MVNFIHSSDWHLGKTLFGRPLLADQESALKELLERFESPGARPDFLLLAGDLFDRSVPPEDAIRVLSRFLTEVVQKLEIPVCMIPGNHDSNTRVGMGAELMRASGLHVFSTCDSIFHPFEHIAGENKVAVYGIPYLEPTEWGHFFKTETPVRSHEEALKLILQSLATPIKIHRERGFRIVLMLHAYVTGGEISESERPLSVGGSEMVPAELLSDFDYVALGHLHRPQKIKTEKIRYSGSLFPYSQSEADQEKGVCEIRLGSTEKDDLFRFTPFQRSKKLRVIEGALEDLIETERQKEKEKREDYIIALLTETAMPFEAYRRLSAVLPGLLHVSRKTDWTRESAESSDRLHRNMRRELSDAEILMQFGQAAATEPLSEEDLRWLVEMLGRFTKEDHEVQP